The window TCAGGCGCTATAAAAAAGAAGATACTGTTGAAAAAATAAAGGCCGCTAAACCTGACCGGCCCATCCCTCAGGAGGGCGCAAATCCTCTGAAATCCCTTGTTGCCAATACCTGGCCCCTGTGGGCCACGGTGATGCTGGTGCTTGGCCGGGTCCCCATTGTGCCGGCCTTGAGTGTGGTGCTGGGTTTGTTGATTTTTCAAAAACGTTATTCCCCCAAAGCCATTTATCGTACGTTAACCGACCGGCTAACCATACAAATTGTTTTTTTAACCTGGGGCACCATGGCCTTTAAGGATGTATTGGAAGTATCCGGTGCCATTCCCCAGGTAAGCGGCGCCATCTCATCCCTGGGCATACCGACGGACATCATTATCTTCTTATTGCCTCTGATGATCGGCCTATTGACCGGACTGGTTCAAGCCTGCATTGGGGTGGCTTTCCCGCTGGTCATGTCCATGATTGAACCTACGGCAGGGTATGTTATGCTGGCCTACGTTTCCGGAGTGGTGGGAGTCATGCTGTCTCCAGTTCATCTCTGCCTTATTCTAACGGTTGAATATTTTAAAACGGATTTTATGCGCTCCTACAAACCCCTGCTTCTTCCCGGCATGACGGTGGCGGCGGTTTCACTGGCGGCATTTGAATTATTAAAATAAATTGAAGCATTTTTCCCTTAAAGGAAAAGGGGCACCCCTGCATTTTGCAATGTAACGGCTGCCCCTCATTCATTTATACTGTTACTACACAAGCCTTGGAATTCCTTTAATCCCGCCGGATAATCTTCGCTTCCCTTTACCGCCCCAAACACCGCGCTGAGCGGGAGGCTGCTTAATTCACCGCCGAGCCTCTGCTTTGACTTCCTTTACCGTTGCCTTCCCAAATCTCAGAGGGCGGGGTCAAAATCAGGGCTTCATCATGCCAGGTGCAGGAAACTTCATCGGTAAGCGCCATGGCAATATTTTTTAAATGTTCACTAATTCTTAAATAGGCATTAATCACATCCATATGAATAAAACTGGTGTTTTCTGTCTCTGTCGCACCTCTTTGCATGCGGGCAATATGGCTCATGCGTAAACGAAATTCCAGATCAACAATATCTTCCTGCAGAGACTTGGCCTTTTCCGCCAGCAGGCAGTTATTGGTGGCAAAGGCTGAGTTGACTATATAAAGCAGTTCCACAATTTTATTATGCATGGCAATAATATCTTTATGCCCTTCTGCAGAGAAATCAACATTGTTGGCATTTTTAGCTTCCGCTTTATATAAAATATTTTTCTCAATAACATCTCCAATGTATTCGTAATCCCTGACAATATGAACCAGGCCCATGGCTTTATTAAACTCATCCCGGCTTAACTGCTGCCGCAGCAGGTGCGTTAAATATTTATTGGTGGCATTGGACAGAGTATCCACATCCTCTTCCTTTTGCCGCAGCCTTTCG is drawn from Desulforamulus ruminis DSM 2154 and contains these coding sequences:
- a CDS encoding DUF401 family protein, encoding MFPLLKVLAIFLIIIIMLRRKFSLGVTMLVSTSVLGFLFGLGWLPLIRQVGLTLVSPSTVELIAALVLIMILESVMRQTLMLRAMTDSLFKLPWNPRVLLISIPAIVGFLPSAGGARFSAPLVAAATSGSPYRSEDKVFINFWFRHIWEYSLPLYPGLLLASHFSGIPLSTILIWQWPFTVLWLLLGYWYVFRRYKKEDTVEKIKAAKPDRPIPQEGANPLKSLVANTWPLWATVMLVLGRVPIVPALSVVLGLLIFQKRYSPKAIYRTLTDRLTIQIVFLTWGTMAFKDVLEVSGAIPQVSGAISSLGIPTDIIIFLLPLMIGLLTGLVQACIGVAFPLVMSMIEPTAGYVMLAYVSGVVGVMLSPVHLCLILTVEYFKTDFMRSYKPLLLPGMTVAAVSLAAFELLK